The following proteins come from a genomic window of Pseudomonas cichorii:
- a CDS encoding imelysin family protein, producing MIRMPLATASLLAIAISLAGCGEGKDKAAAPAPAAAPVTPAAAPAAPASSAATQTDDAAAKAVVANYTNIVFAVFSDAETGAKKLQTAVDAFLAAPNDQTLKAARDAWVAARVPYMQSEVFRFGNTIIDDWEGQVNAWPLDEGLIDYVAKDYQHALGNPGATANIIANTEIQVGEDKVDVKDITAEKLASLNELGGSEANVATGYHAIEFLLWGQDLNGTGPGAGARPASDYLEGAGATGGHNDRRRAYLKAVTELLVTDLEEMSLNWKPGVADNYRASLEAETGESGLRKMLFGMGSLSLGELAGERMKVALEANSSEDEHDCFSDNTHNSHFYNGKGIRNVYLGEYTRTDGSKITGPSISSLVAKVDPATDATLRADLDDTQAKLQVIVDHANKGEHFDQLIAAGNTAGNQVVRDAIGALVKQTGAIEQAAGKLGITDLNPDNADHEF from the coding sequence ATGATTCGTATGCCTCTGGCAACAGCTAGTCTGCTGGCCATAGCTATCTCCCTCGCCGGTTGCGGTGAAGGCAAGGACAAGGCAGCCGCTCCCGCCCCTGCTGCAGCTCCTGTGACTCCGGCAGCAGCGCCTGCCGCACCTGCTTCATCAGCTGCAACCCAGACCGATGACGCCGCTGCCAAGGCCGTGGTCGCCAATTACACCAACATTGTCTTCGCCGTGTTCAGCGATGCCGAAACCGGCGCCAAGAAGCTGCAGACCGCTGTCGATGCTTTCCTTGCCGCACCGAACGACCAGACCCTCAAGGCTGCTCGTGATGCCTGGGTTGCCGCCCGCGTGCCTTACATGCAGAGCGAAGTCTTCCGCTTCGGCAATACCATCATCGACGACTGGGAAGGTCAGGTTAACGCCTGGCCCCTGGACGAAGGCCTGATCGACTACGTGGCCAAGGATTACCAGCACGCGCTGGGCAACCCGGGCGCGACCGCCAACATCATTGCCAACACTGAAATCCAGGTCGGCGAAGACAAGGTAGACGTCAAGGACATCACCGCCGAGAAACTCGCCAGCCTCAATGAGCTGGGCGGTTCCGAGGCCAACGTCGCCACCGGCTACCACGCCATCGAATTCCTGCTGTGGGGCCAGGACCTGAACGGCACCGGCCCTGGCGCCGGCGCACGTCCTGCCAGCGACTACCTGGAAGGTGCCGGTGCAACCGGCGGCCACAACGACCGTCGCCGTGCCTACCTCAAGGCCGTGACCGAACTGCTGGTCACCGACCTGGAAGAAATGTCGCTCAACTGGAAACCCGGTGTAGCCGACAACTATCGCGCGTCCCTGGAAGCAGAAACCGGCGAAAGCGGCCTGCGCAAAATGCTGTTCGGCATGGGCAGCCTGTCCCTGGGCGAACTGGCCGGCGAGCGCATGAAAGTGGCACTGGAAGCCAACTCCAGCGAAGACGAGCACGACTGCTTCAGCGACAACACGCACAACTCGCACTTCTACAACGGCAAAGGCATCCGCAACGTCTACCTGGGCGAATACACCCGCACCGACGGCAGCAAGATCACCGGTCCGAGTATCTCGTCCCTGGTCGCCAAGGTTGACCCGGCCACCGACGCCACCCTGCGCGCCGACCTGGACGACACCCAGGCCAAGTTGCAAGTGATCGTTGACCACGCCAACAAGGGCGAGCACTTCGACCAGTTGATCGCAGCGGGCAACACTGCTGGCAATCAAGTGGTGCGTGACGCCATTGGAGCCCTGGTCAAACAGACCGGCGCCATCGAGCAAGCCGCAGGCAAGCTGGGCATCACCGACCTGAACCCGGACAACGCCGATCACGAGTTCTGA
- a CDS encoding di-heme oxidoreductase family protein has product MSMPLRLSLVFLSVLVLTACDDAPQFTQAEPGEALSGGAATVKKSDQNAFSLPSANLSPVRRLDFSVGNSFFRNPWVIAPSTTTARDGLGPLFNTNACQNCHIKDGRGHPPEPGDTNAVSMLVRLSIPNSPAYAEVIKRNGVVPEPSYGGQLQDMSTPGVAPEGKVRVEYDPLTIRFRDGMTVELRQPTLRITQLGYGPMHPDTHASARIAPPMIGLGLLEAIPEAAILANADPDDKNDDGISGRTNWVWDDVQQKVVMGRFGWKAGQPTLNQQNVHAFSGDMGLTTSLKTVDDCTPAQADCRNAPNGNGPNGEPEVSDNILRLVEFYTRNLAVPARRSVDDPQVLAGKNLFFKAGCQQCHTPQFTTRADAAEPELANQVIRPYSDLLLHDMGEGLADNRTEFQATGREWRTPPLWGLGLTATVSGHTQFLHDGRARNVMEAILWHGGEAQAAQRQVLAFDADQRAALLAFLNSL; this is encoded by the coding sequence ATGAGTATGCCGCTGCGCCTGTCCCTCGTTTTTTTATCGGTTCTGGTCCTGACCGCGTGCGATGACGCGCCGCAGTTCACTCAGGCCGAACCGGGGGAAGCTCTGTCTGGAGGTGCTGCTACGGTAAAGAAAAGCGATCAGAACGCCTTCTCCCTGCCATCGGCCAATCTCTCGCCGGTGCGCAGGCTGGACTTCAGTGTCGGCAACAGTTTCTTCCGCAATCCCTGGGTCATCGCGCCCTCGACCACCACTGCCCGTGACGGGCTGGGTCCGTTATTCAATACCAATGCCTGCCAGAACTGCCATATCAAGGACGGTCGCGGCCATCCGCCAGAGCCCGGCGACACCAATGCCGTGTCGATGCTGGTAAGGCTTTCGATTCCAAACAGCCCGGCGTATGCGGAGGTCATCAAGCGCAACGGTGTGGTGCCCGAGCCGAGTTATGGCGGACAGCTACAGGACATGTCGACCCCTGGTGTCGCGCCAGAAGGCAAGGTGCGGGTCGAGTACGATCCTCTGACCATCCGCTTTCGCGATGGTATGACTGTCGAGTTGCGCCAGCCGACCTTGCGTATCACGCAACTGGGCTATGGCCCCATGCACCCCGACACCCACGCTTCGGCGCGCATTGCTCCGCCCATGATCGGTCTGGGTCTGCTTGAGGCGATTCCCGAAGCAGCGATCCTGGCCAATGCCGACCCTGACGACAAGAATGACGACGGTATTTCCGGCCGCACCAACTGGGTCTGGGACGATGTGCAGCAAAAGGTCGTCATGGGACGTTTCGGCTGGAAAGCCGGGCAACCCACACTCAATCAACAGAATGTCCACGCCTTTTCGGGCGATATGGGCCTGACCACCAGCCTGAAAACCGTCGACGACTGCACCCCGGCGCAAGCGGATTGCCGCAACGCACCGAACGGCAATGGCCCCAACGGCGAACCCGAGGTGAGCGACAACATTCTGCGACTGGTAGAGTTCTATACCCGCAACCTGGCTGTTCCGGCACGTCGTAGCGTGGACGACCCGCAAGTGCTGGCGGGCAAGAACCTGTTCTTCAAGGCAGGCTGCCAGCAATGCCACACACCGCAATTCACCACCCGCGCCGATGCCGCAGAACCGGAGCTGGCCAATCAGGTGATTCGTCCCTACAGCGACCTGTTGCTCCACGATATGGGCGAAGGTCTGGCCGACAACCGGACCGAGTTCCAGGCCACCGGCCGCGAATGGCGTACACCGCCGCTCTGGGGCCTGGGCCTGACCGCTACCGTCAGCGGGCACACACAATTTCTACATGATGGTCGCGCTCGCAACGTGATGGAGGCGATACTGTGGCACGGCGGCGAAGCCCAGGCAGCACAACGACAGGTCCTGGCCTTCGACGCCGACCAGCGTGCGGCGCTGTTGGCGTTCCTGAATTCGTTATAA
- a CDS encoding imelysin family protein: MFRPKLLFTSLAALALGACAPSDPQAITSAAIAKQVILPTYSRWVEADRQLASSAIAFCQGKTDLESARADFLKAQKTWAELQPLLIGPLAEGNRAWQVQFWPDKKNLVGRQVEQLVNAQPQINAEDLSKASVVVQGLSAYEYILFDAEIDMANAEQKARYCPLLMAIGERQKILAEEILSRWNSNDGMLAQLSKFPNPRYADSHEAIAEVLRVQVTALDSLKKKLGTPLGRQTKGQPQPFQADSWRSKSSLSSLEASLISAQTVWAGVDNKGLRGLLPAEQKPLADKIDAAYAASRKLLSELKPPLADLLASEAGRQQLNGFYDSLNVVHRLHEGELAKALGIQLGFNANDGD; the protein is encoded by the coding sequence ATGTTCCGACCCAAGTTGTTGTTCACCAGCCTCGCGGCCCTGGCTCTGGGCGCCTGTGCACCATCGGACCCGCAAGCCATCACCTCTGCCGCCATCGCCAAACAGGTGATCCTGCCGACCTACAGCCGCTGGGTCGAAGCTGATCGCCAACTGGCAAGCAGTGCAATTGCTTTCTGTCAGGGCAAGACCGATCTGGAAAGCGCACGCGCCGACTTCCTGAAAGCACAGAAAACCTGGGCCGAGCTGCAGCCCTTGCTGATCGGGCCGCTGGCCGAAGGCAACCGAGCCTGGCAGGTGCAGTTCTGGCCGGACAAGAAGAATCTGGTCGGACGTCAGGTCGAGCAACTGGTCAACGCACAACCACAGATCAATGCCGAAGACTTGTCCAAGGCCAGCGTCGTGGTTCAAGGCTTGTCGGCGTATGAATACATTCTGTTCGATGCCGAGATCGACATGGCCAACGCCGAACAGAAAGCCCGCTACTGCCCGTTACTGATGGCCATCGGTGAGCGCCAGAAGATTCTGGCCGAGGAAATCCTCAGCCGCTGGAACAGCAACGACGGCATGCTCGCGCAACTGAGCAAGTTCCCGAACCCGCGCTACGCCGACTCCCACGAAGCGATCGCCGAAGTGCTGCGCGTGCAGGTCACGGCACTGGACAGCTTGAAGAAAAAGCTGGGCACGCCATTGGGTCGCCAGACCAAAGGCCAGCCGCAACCGTTCCAGGCAGATTCGTGGCGCAGCAAGTCCTCGCTCAGCAGCCTGGAAGCCAGCCTGATCAGCGCTCAGACCGTCTGGGCCGGCGTGGATAACAAGGGCCTGCGAGGTCTGCTGCCCGCCGAGCAGAAACCGCTGGCCGACAAGATCGACGCAGCCTACGCTGCCAGCCGCAAACTGCTGTCGGAACTCAAGCCGCCACTGGCCGATTTGCTGGCCAGCGAAGCCGGTCGTCAGCAGCTCAATGGGTTTTACGACAGCCTGAACGTGGTTCACCGTCTGCATGAAGGCGAACTGGCCAAGGCCTTGGGTATTCAGTTGGGCTTCAACGCCAACGACGGCGATTGA
- a CDS encoding DUF1513 domain-containing protein translates to MLRRQALALGSLLLSACTLGGWTLFRQKGKSPLLLSARDDGDARHYAVGYRLDGTQVFATQVAQRCHDIIHHPSLPLAVFIARRPGTESYLIDLRDGRLLQTITSQPNRHFYGHAVIHGDGEWLYATENDTTDPGRGLLGVYRFVDERLVHSAEISTHGIGPHQVSWMPDGETLVVANGGIRTEAESRVEMNLHAMEPSLVLMQRDGTLLSKETLRQQMNSVRHMGIASDGTIVSGQQFMGDAHESSELLAIKRPGQPFQAFPVAEEQLRAMGHYTASVAVHSDLRLVALTAPRGNRFFIWDLDSGAVKLDAPLPDCAGVGAVADGFVVTSGQGRCRFYDCRQPELVAKPLDLPSGLWDNHLHLV, encoded by the coding sequence ATGTTGCGACGCCAGGCTCTGGCACTTGGCAGCCTGTTGCTCAGCGCTTGTACGCTGGGCGGCTGGACGCTGTTTCGGCAAAAAGGCAAAAGCCCGCTGCTGCTTTCCGCTCGCGACGATGGCGACGCAAGGCATTACGCAGTAGGTTACCGGCTCGACGGCACGCAGGTGTTCGCAACTCAGGTCGCCCAGCGTTGCCATGACATCATCCATCACCCATCCTTGCCGCTGGCGGTCTTCATCGCCCGCAGGCCCGGCACTGAAAGCTACCTGATCGACCTGCGCGATGGCCGCCTGCTGCAAACCATCACGTCACAGCCCAACCGGCACTTCTACGGCCATGCCGTGATTCATGGCGATGGCGAATGGCTGTACGCCACGGAAAACGACACCACCGATCCGGGTCGCGGCCTGCTGGGGGTTTATCGTTTTGTCGATGAGCGACTGGTGCATTCGGCAGAGATTTCCACTCATGGTATCGGCCCACATCAGGTGTCGTGGATGCCGGACGGCGAAACCCTGGTGGTCGCCAATGGCGGCATTCGCACCGAGGCAGAAAGCCGGGTCGAGATGAACCTGCATGCCATGGAGCCCAGCCTGGTACTGATGCAACGCGACGGCACACTGCTGAGCAAGGAAACCCTCAGGCAACAGATGAACAGCGTGCGCCACATGGGCATTGCCAGCGACGGCACCATTGTCTCCGGGCAGCAGTTCATGGGCGATGCTCATGAGTCCTCCGAACTGTTGGCGATAAAACGTCCAGGCCAGCCCTTCCAGGCCTTTCCCGTGGCCGAAGAGCAATTGCGGGCGATGGGTCACTACACCGCCAGCGTCGCGGTGCACAGCGACCTGCGACTGGTTGCACTGACCGCCCCGCGTGGCAACCGGTTCTTTATCTGGGACCTGGACAGCGGTGCAGTAAAACTCGACGCGCCTCTGCCCGACTGTGCAGGCGTGGGTGCGGTTGCCGACGGTTTTGTCGTGACCTCGGGTCAGGGCCGCTGCCGCTTCTACGACTGCCGCCAGCCCGAACTGGTGGCTAAACCTCTGGATCTGCCGTCCGGGCTCTGGGATAACCACTTGCATCTGGTGTGA
- a CDS encoding efflux RND transporter periplasmic adaptor subunit, producing the protein MVRRRMLIMLGFVLLVVLLLAGYKALSIYRQIQQFSAPKPPVSVAVATASEQPWQNLLPAIGTLKALQGVDLSLEIAGTVKAVQFESGQKVRVGQPLLQLDSDVEKGLLGTAEADLGLAQVEHGRGSRLVGDQAISRGDFDKLAAQLKKAGATVAQLKASLAKKQILAPFSGTIGIRQVDVGDYLASGTVIATLQDLSSLYVDFYVPEQALPKIAIDQIVRLSVAAYPDQSFEARVSAINPKVDDTTRNVLIRATLPNPESRLLPGMFANLQVVLPSAPSQIVVPESAITYTLYGNSVFVVVPKKDDKGEPEKDAKGQQQLAVERHFVETGERRAGKVIITKGLKAGEQVVSGGQLKLDNGTHVAISADKTLSADPNSQPRAD; encoded by the coding sequence ATGGTGCGTCGGCGCATGCTGATCATGCTGGGCTTTGTTCTGCTTGTAGTGCTTTTGCTCGCGGGCTACAAGGCCCTCTCCATTTATCGGCAGATTCAGCAATTCAGCGCCCCAAAACCACCGGTCAGCGTGGCTGTGGCCACTGCCAGCGAACAACCGTGGCAAAACCTTCTACCCGCCATCGGCACCCTCAAGGCCTTGCAGGGCGTCGACCTGAGCCTGGAAATCGCCGGCACGGTAAAGGCCGTGCAATTCGAGTCAGGACAAAAGGTCAGGGTGGGTCAGCCCTTGCTGCAACTGGACAGCGATGTCGAAAAGGGCCTGCTGGGCACTGCCGAAGCAGACTTGGGGCTGGCGCAGGTTGAACACGGTCGCGGCAGCAGGCTGGTGGGTGATCAGGCGATTTCCAGAGGGGACTTCGACAAGCTCGCCGCCCAACTGAAAAAAGCCGGCGCGACCGTCGCCCAGCTCAAGGCCTCTCTGGCCAAGAAGCAGATCCTCGCGCCGTTCAGCGGCACCATCGGCATTCGTCAGGTGGATGTGGGCGACTATCTGGCCAGCGGAACGGTCATCGCCACCCTGCAGGACCTGAGCAGTCTTTATGTCGACTTCTACGTGCCGGAGCAGGCGCTACCTAAGATCGCCATCGACCAGATTGTCCGGCTCAGTGTCGCGGCCTATCCGGACCAGTCATTTGAAGCTCGGGTCAGCGCCATCAACCCCAAGGTCGATGACACCACCCGCAACGTGCTGATTCGCGCCACCCTGCCCAACCCTGAAAGCAGACTGCTGCCCGGGATGTTCGCCAATCTGCAGGTTGTGCTGCCCAGCGCCCCAAGCCAGATCGTGGTGCCGGAAAGTGCGATTACCTACACCCTTTATGGCAACTCGGTATTTGTCGTCGTGCCGAAGAAAGACGACAAGGGCGAGCCGGAAAAAGACGCCAAAGGCCAGCAACAACTGGCGGTGGAACGGCATTTCGTCGAAACCGGTGAGCGCCGTGCCGGGAAGGTCATCATCACCAAGGGGCTCAAGGCGGGCGAGCAGGTTGTCAGTGGCGGACAGCTCAAGCTCGATAACGGAACCCATGTGGCCATCAGCGCCGACAAGACCTTGTCGGCCGATCCGAACAGCCAGCCACGCGCTGACTGA
- a CDS encoding multidrug efflux RND transporter permease subunit: protein MAFTDPFIRRPVLATVVSLLIVLLGFQAFSKLTIRQYPQMENAMITVTTAYPGANAETIQGYITQPLQQSLASAEGIDYMTSVSRQNFSVITIYARIGADSDRLFTELLAKANEVKNKLPQDAEDPVLSKEAANASALMYISFYSSELSNPQITDYLSRVIQPKLATLPGMAEAEILGNQVFAMRLWLDPVKLAGFGLTAADVTNAVRRYNFLSAAGEVKGEYVVTSINATTDLKSAEAFAAIPLKTDGDSRVLLGDVARVEMGAESYNAVSSFDGIPSVYIGIKGTPSSNPLDVIKEVRRIMPELESQLPPSLKVSIAYDATLFIQASIHEVVKTLIEAVLIVVVIVFLFLGALRSVLIPVITIPLSMIGVLFFMQLMGYSINLLTLLAMVLAIGLVVDDAIVVVENIHRHIEEGKTPFDASIEGAREIAMPVVSMTITLAAVYAPIGFLEGLTGALFKEFALTLAGAVVISGIVALTLSPMMCALLLRHDENASGLAHRLDQLFERLKVRYRRLLHGTLDTRPVVLVFALIVLCLIPVLLKFTQSNLAPDEDQGIIFMMATSPQPTNLDYINAYTDEFVEIFREFPEYYSSFQINGFNGVQTGVGGFLLKPWDERSRTQMEILPDVQARLAQIPGLQIFGFNLPSLPGTGEGLPFQFVINTPNDYAALLEVAERVKKRAVESGKFAFMDIDLAFDKPEVVVDIDRAKAAQMGVSMQDLGGTLATLLAEAEINRFTIEGRSYKVIAQVERAYRDNPGWLNNYYVKNSEGKLLALSTLITVSDRARPRQLNQFQQLNSAIIQGFPIVSMGEAIETVRQIANEEAPVGFAYDYAGASRQYVQEGSALWVTFALALAIIFLVLAAQFESFRDPLVILVTVPLSICGALIPLFLGLSSMNIYTQVGLVTLIGLISKHGILIVEFANQLRHDKGLSAREAVEEAAAIRLRPVLMTTAAMVFGMVPLILATGAGAVSRFDIGVVIATGMSVGTLFTLFVLPCVYTVLAAKDKPVGAARSLPAN from the coding sequence ATGGCATTTACAGATCCGTTCATTCGTCGCCCGGTACTGGCGACTGTGGTCAGCCTGCTGATCGTGCTGCTGGGTTTCCAGGCGTTCAGCAAGCTGACCATCCGCCAGTATCCGCAGATGGAAAACGCCATGATCACCGTGACCACGGCGTATCCCGGCGCCAATGCCGAAACCATTCAGGGCTACATTACCCAGCCGCTGCAACAGAGCCTGGCCAGCGCCGAAGGCATCGATTACATGACCTCGGTCAGCCGCCAGAATTTTTCGGTGATCACGATCTATGCCCGTATCGGCGCCGACAGCGATCGCCTGTTCACCGAGTTGCTGGCCAAGGCCAATGAGGTCAAGAACAAGCTGCCCCAGGATGCAGAAGACCCGGTATTGAGCAAGGAAGCCGCCAACGCCTCGGCGCTGATGTACATCAGCTTCTACAGCTCGGAACTGAGCAACCCGCAGATCACCGATTACCTGTCACGGGTCATTCAGCCCAAGCTGGCCACCTTGCCCGGCATGGCCGAAGCGGAAATCCTCGGCAATCAGGTCTTCGCCATGCGCCTGTGGCTTGACCCGGTAAAACTGGCCGGATTCGGCCTGACCGCAGCCGATGTCACCAATGCTGTGCGCCGCTATAACTTCCTGTCGGCAGCCGGTGAGGTCAAGGGCGAATACGTGGTCACCAGCATCAACGCCACCACCGACCTCAAGTCCGCCGAAGCCTTTGCCGCAATTCCACTGAAGACCGATGGCGACAGCCGGGTGCTGCTAGGGGATGTGGCGCGGGTGGAAATGGGTGCAGAGAGCTACAACGCCGTCAGTTCGTTCGATGGCATACCTTCGGTCTATATCGGCATCAAAGGCACACCAAGCTCCAACCCGCTGGATGTGATCAAGGAAGTGCGGCGCATCATGCCGGAGCTGGAAAGCCAGTTACCGCCCAGCCTGAAGGTGTCCATCGCCTATGACGCGACGCTGTTCATCCAGGCCTCGATTCACGAAGTCGTGAAAACCCTGATCGAAGCTGTCCTGATCGTCGTGGTGATTGTGTTCCTGTTCCTGGGCGCACTGCGTTCGGTACTGATTCCGGTTATCACCATTCCGCTGTCGATGATCGGCGTGCTGTTCTTCATGCAACTGATGGGCTACTCGATCAACCTGCTGACCTTGCTGGCAATGGTGCTGGCCATCGGGCTGGTGGTGGACGATGCGATTGTGGTGGTGGAAAACATTCATCGCCATATCGAAGAAGGCAAGACGCCGTTCGACGCATCCATCGAAGGCGCCCGGGAAATCGCCATGCCGGTGGTATCGATGACCATCACTCTGGCGGCGGTCTATGCACCCATCGGCTTTCTGGAAGGGCTGACCGGTGCGTTGTTCAAGGAGTTTGCCCTGACCCTGGCCGGCGCGGTCGTGATTTCGGGCATTGTGGCCCTGACCCTGTCGCCCATGATGTGTGCCTTGCTGCTGCGCCACGATGAAAACGCCAGCGGTCTGGCCCACAGGCTCGACCAGCTTTTCGAGCGTCTGAAAGTACGCTACCGGCGTCTGTTGCACGGCACCCTCGACACTCGCCCGGTGGTGCTGGTATTCGCCTTGATTGTACTGTGCCTGATTCCGGTGCTGCTCAAGTTCACCCAGTCGAACCTGGCACCGGACGAAGATCAGGGCATCATTTTCATGATGGCGACCTCACCCCAGCCCACCAACCTGGATTACATCAACGCCTATACCGATGAGTTCGTGGAGATATTCCGGGAGTTTCCCGAGTACTACTCCTCGTTCCAGATCAACGGCTTCAATGGCGTGCAGACCGGCGTAGGCGGATTCCTGCTCAAGCCATGGGACGAGCGCAGCCGTACCCAGATGGAAATCCTGCCGGATGTTCAGGCACGACTTGCGCAGATTCCGGGCCTGCAGATTTTCGGTTTCAACCTGCCATCGCTGCCGGGGACCGGTGAAGGTCTGCCGTTCCAGTTCGTCATCAACACCCCGAACGATTATGCCGCGCTGCTGGAAGTCGCCGAGCGGGTAAAGAAACGCGCCGTGGAGTCCGGAAAGTTCGCATTCATGGATATCGATCTGGCGTTCGACAAGCCTGAAGTTGTCGTCGATATCGACCGGGCCAAGGCTGCCCAGATGGGCGTGTCCATGCAGGATCTGGGCGGCACACTGGCGACCTTGCTGGCCGAGGCGGAAATCAACCGTTTCACCATCGAAGGCCGCAGTTACAAGGTCATAGCCCAGGTCGAACGTGCGTATCGGGATAATCCGGGCTGGCTGAACAACTATTACGTGAAGAACAGCGAAGGCAAGCTGCTGGCACTGTCCACGCTGATCACGGTCAGCGACCGGGCCAGACCTCGTCAGCTCAACCAGTTCCAGCAGCTCAACTCTGCAATCATCCAGGGTTTTCCCATTGTCAGCATGGGTGAGGCCATCGAGACGGTTCGCCAGATCGCCAACGAGGAAGCGCCTGTCGGGTTCGCTTATGACTATGCAGGCGCTTCACGCCAATACGTTCAGGAAGGCAGCGCCCTGTGGGTAACCTTTGCCCTGGCACTGGCGATCATCTTCCTGGTGCTGGCAGCCCAGTTCGAGAGCTTCCGTGACCCGCTGGTGATTCTGGTCACGGTGCCGCTGTCGATCTGCGGGGCGCTGATCCCGCTGTTTCTCGGGCTGTCGAGCATGAATATCTACACTCAGGTCGGGCTGGTGACGCTGATCGGCCTGATCAGCAAGCACGGCATCCTGATCGTCGAGTTCGCCAATCAGCTACGCCACGATAAAGGACTGTCGGCACGGGAAGCGGTGGAGGAAGCTGCTGCGATTCGTCTGCGCCCGGTACTGATGACCACGGCAGCCATGGTATTCGGCATGGTGCCCTTGATACTCGCGACAGGCGCAGGAGCCGTCAGCCGTTTCGATATAGGCGTCGTGATTGCCACGGGCATGTCGGTGGGAACCCTGTTTACCCTGTTCGTGCTGCCCTGCGTGTATACGGTGCTGGCGGCCAAGGACAAACCGGTTGGTGCTGCACGCTCACTGCCTGCAAATTAA
- a CDS encoding lipopolysaccharide kinase InaA family protein has protein sequence MNVQTLGKAMRVSKKESRFGHFWNLRGEWVEEPNVRRGGESGVQRIYAGEGPMLYSKRQTGHTYRSLLYPLGRPTVLRERDAIEGLRQVNVGVPEIVFCGAERDQNNEWRALLVTAALDGFEDLDQWYANGGRERCGELLHERLLKEIGTTLARMHRARWQHSCLYSKHVFVRVSGDGQQAEVEVALLDLEKARRRFTAHGAAQHDMKQFRRHSSFETADWQKLVYFYHSVFGSTIKGLE, from the coding sequence ATGAATGTTCAGACTTTAGGTAAAGCGATGCGAGTCTCCAAAAAAGAGAGCCGCTTCGGCCACTTCTGGAACCTGCGCGGTGAATGGGTGGAAGAGCCCAATGTTCGTCGTGGTGGTGAAAGCGGTGTTCAGCGGATTTATGCTGGCGAAGGCCCGATGCTTTACAGCAAACGCCAGACAGGCCATACCTACCGCAGTTTGCTGTATCCGTTGGGTCGTCCGACAGTCCTGCGTGAGCGTGATGCAATCGAAGGCCTGCGGCAGGTCAACGTTGGTGTACCTGAAATAGTGTTCTGCGGCGCAGAGCGTGATCAGAACAATGAGTGGCGTGCCTTGCTGGTCACGGCCGCGCTGGACGGTTTCGAGGATCTCGACCAGTGGTATGCCAATGGTGGTCGCGAGCGTTGCGGCGAGTTGCTGCATGAGCGACTGCTCAAGGAAATAGGCACGACCCTGGCCCGGATGCACAGGGCGCGCTGGCAACACAGTTGCCTCTACAGCAAGCATGTATTCGTGCGTGTGAGCGGCGATGGCCAGCAGGCCGAAGTGGAAGTTGCGCTGCTGGACCTGGAAAAAGCCCGCCGTCGTTTCACCGCCCATGGTGCTGCCCAGCATGATATGAAACAGTTTCGACGCCATTCGTCATTCGAGACAGCAGACTGGCAAAAGCTCGTCTATTTTTACCATTCGGTGTTTGGCAGCACTATCAAGGGTTTGGAGTGA
- a CDS encoding class I SAM-dependent methyltransferase: MNKRIELKFSRKYNKDHAREYLEKHQHGLSRRLSHYRDEQLARKALHLAGDPGLVLDLPCGAGRFWPLLAEKTNRSIIGADNSADMLNTALESQPENVVKRVQPLQTSAFAIDLPENAVDSIFCMRLLHHVGQAEHRMSLLREFQRVTRDSVIVSLWVDGNFKAWKRKRLELHRQRKSGAESYQNRFVLPVETVEAEFETAGFRIQERMDFLPFYAMWRVYLLRKR; the protein is encoded by the coding sequence ATGAACAAGCGCATCGAGCTCAAGTTCTCGCGCAAGTACAACAAGGATCATGCACGGGAGTATCTGGAAAAACATCAGCACGGACTGTCACGCAGGCTGTCTCATTATCGCGATGAGCAACTGGCCAGAAAGGCCCTGCATCTGGCGGGAGACCCTGGGCTTGTGCTTGACCTGCCTTGTGGCGCCGGTCGTTTCTGGCCTTTGCTGGCCGAAAAGACCAACCGCTCGATCATCGGGGCCGACAATTCTGCCGACATGCTCAATACCGCTCTGGAGTCTCAGCCTGAGAATGTCGTGAAAAGGGTACAACCTTTGCAGACCTCTGCCTTTGCAATCGATCTGCCCGAAAACGCCGTGGACAGCATCTTCTGCATGCGGCTGCTGCACCATGTTGGGCAGGCCGAGCATAGAATGTCTCTATTGCGGGAGTTTCAGCGTGTCACTCGTGACAGTGTGATTGTTTCCTTGTGGGTTGATGGCAATTTTAAAGCCTGGAAACGCAAGCGCCTTGAGCTGCATCGACAGCGCAAAAGTGGGGCTGAAAGTTACCAGAATCGTTTCGTGTTACCGGTTGAAACTGTCGAAGCCGAGTTTGAGACGGCGGGTTTCCGGATTCAGGAACGCATGGATTTCTTACCGTTTTACGCCATGTGGCGAGTCTATTTACTGCGTAAAAGGTAG